Proteins encoded within one genomic window of Bacillus sp. 1NLA3E:
- the acpS gene encoding holo-ACP synthase, giving the protein MIKGIGIDIVELNRMKDLLQRQKKIINRVLTPLEKDHFEALSEKRRIEFLAGRFAAKEAFSKAFGTGIGQNLSFLDIEIQKDEKGKPFIIKPFSEGVHLSISHSEQYAIAQVVIEKREEII; this is encoded by the coding sequence ATGATTAAAGGAATTGGAATTGATATCGTAGAACTGAACCGAATGAAGGATTTATTGCAGCGCCAAAAGAAAATTATAAATCGAGTACTTACCCCTTTAGAAAAGGATCATTTTGAAGCCCTTTCAGAAAAAAGAAGAATTGAATTTTTAGCAGGGCGATTTGCGGCAAAAGAGGCGTTTTCCAAAGCGTTTGGCACAGGAATTGGTCAGAACCTTTCTTTTCTCGATATTGAAATACAGAAAGATGAAAAAGGAAAACCCTTTATCATAAAACCATTTTCCGAGGGTGTACATTTGTCTATTTCTCATAGCGAACAATATGCAATTGCTCAAGTAGTGATTGAAAAAAGGGAAGAAATTATTTAA
- a CDS encoding type II toxin-antitoxin system PemK/MazF family toxin, with amino-acid sequence MIVKRGDVYFADLSPVVGSEQGGVRPVLIIQNDIGNRFSPTVIIAAITAQIQKAKLPTHVEIDAKRYGFERDSVILLEQIRTIDKQRLTDKITHLDDEMMDKVDDALQVSLGLIEF; translated from the coding sequence TTGATTGTCAAACGTGGTGACGTATATTTTGCGGACCTATCCCCAGTTGTTGGCTCAGAACAAGGCGGTGTTCGTCCTGTGCTTATCATTCAAAACGACATCGGGAATCGGTTTAGTCCCACAGTCATTATTGCAGCAATTACAGCTCAAATACAAAAAGCAAAGCTGCCTACCCATGTTGAAATTGATGCAAAGCGTTACGGCTTTGAACGAGACTCGGTCATTCTTTTAGAACAAATTCGAACAATTGATAAACAACGACTTACCGATAAAATTACCCATCTCGACGACGAAATGATGGATAAAGTGGATGACGCCTTACAAGTTAGTTTAGGGCTCATCGAATTTTAG
- a CDS encoding LolA family protein — MRKNGLLLLAGLMVFFVLAACGTKTQEDVVRDLNGKLAKLSSYKANAKMTLQMGTEPQTYEVQIWHKDPSFYRVNLKNAKKDQSQMILRNDQGVFVLTPALNKSFRFQSNWPQNSSQAYLYESLIKDIIQDKQAKFTSTKDHYVFETKTRYQNNKMLPLQEITINKKDLSPISVKVMDSDRNALVTVRFSAVKFDASFDKNDFDMQKNMTGAQLEVPVMGDVKSKEFSVKYPTENLPGVSLISEKEFKTETGKRVVLTFGGDKSFTLVQEKTEIMPATASAASVVGEPVDLGYTIGVMSQNRVTWTYQGVDYTIASKDLSPDEMAMVARTVSGDAVK; from the coding sequence ATGAGGAAAAACGGGTTGTTGCTTCTCGCCGGGCTCATGGTGTTTTTTGTATTGGCAGCCTGCGGTACAAAAACACAGGAAGATGTGGTAAGAGATTTAAATGGAAAACTTGCTAAACTAAGTTCCTATAAAGCGAATGCCAAAATGACGTTGCAAATGGGAACGGAGCCACAAACATACGAGGTGCAAATTTGGCATAAAGATCCTTCATTCTACCGTGTGAATTTAAAAAATGCCAAAAAGGATCAAAGCCAAATGATTTTACGAAACGACCAAGGCGTTTTTGTGCTTACACCTGCTCTTAATAAAAGTTTTCGTTTCCAAAGCAATTGGCCGCAAAATAGCAGCCAAGCTTACCTATATGAATCCTTAATTAAGGATATTATCCAAGATAAACAGGCGAAATTCACTTCAACAAAAGACCATTATGTATTTGAAACGAAAACGAGATATCAAAATAATAAAATGCTTCCACTTCAAGAAATTACGATAAACAAAAAAGATTTATCCCCGATAAGTGTTAAAGTAATGGACTCCGATCGGAATGCGTTAGTTACTGTTCGGTTTTCAGCAGTCAAGTTTGATGCAAGTTTTGACAAGAATGACTTCGATATGCAAAAGAATATGACAGGTGCACAATTAGAAGTACCAGTAATGGGCGATGTAAAATCCAAAGAATTTTCGGTCAAATATCCGACTGAAAACCTTCCGGGTGTTAGTCTTATCAGTGAAAAAGAGTTCAAAACTGAAACAGGCAAACGGGTTGTCTTAACCTTTGGGGGAGATAAATCTTTTACTTTAGTTCAGGAGAAGACCGAAATCATGCCGGCGACAGCTTCTGCAGCTTCAGTGGTTGGAGAACCAGTTGATTTAGGTTATACAATTGGAGTCATGTCGCAAAACCGGGTTACTTGGACATACCAAGGGGTGGATTACACGATAGCATCTAAAGATCTAAGTCCAGATGAAATGGCAATGGTTGCCCGTACGGTTTCAGGGGATGCAGTGAAGTAG
- the alr gene encoding alanine racemase, producing MDEQGYFYRDTWVEIDLDRVSENIKGLRERLPDNVGIMAVVKANAYGHGDVQISNTAIVAGASYLAVAFLDEALSLRKKGIKAPILVLGASRPQDVSLAVDHHVTLTVFRVDWLEEAKAYLTGDQVLKLHVKIDSGMGRIGIRDKQELQLVENRIIEDNRMELEGVFTHFATADEINTEYFMQQFERFKQMVDWFRIRPKYIHCSNSAASLRFKDANFNAVRMGISMYGLTPSIEMETEIPFPLKEAFSLHSRLVHVKRLQKGEKVSYGATYEAEGEEWIGTIPIGYADGWIRKLQGQEVLVNGIRVPIVGRICMDQCMIKLPYEMQVGTKVTLIGEQDGDMISVNEIAKRAETINYEIPCIISNRVPRIYKQQGEVVDIYNPIAE from the coding sequence TTGGATGAGCAAGGATATTTTTACCGAGATACCTGGGTGGAAATCGATTTAGACCGGGTCTCGGAAAACATAAAGGGCTTAAGAGAGAGATTACCAGATAATGTGGGGATTATGGCCGTTGTTAAGGCAAATGCTTATGGGCATGGAGATGTTCAAATTTCCAACACCGCTATTGTTGCAGGTGCAAGCTATTTGGCGGTAGCCTTTTTAGATGAAGCTCTTTCCTTAAGAAAAAAAGGGATTAAGGCACCAATCCTTGTGTTGGGGGCAAGTCGACCACAGGATGTGAGTCTTGCGGTAGATCATCACGTAACCCTAACCGTGTTTCGAGTAGATTGGCTTGAAGAAGCGAAGGCCTATTTAACAGGAGATCAAGTCTTAAAGCTTCATGTAAAAATTGATTCAGGAATGGGACGGATTGGAATTCGGGATAAACAGGAACTTCAATTAGTGGAAAATAGGATTATTGAAGATAACCGAATGGAGCTAGAAGGGGTTTTCACCCATTTTGCCACTGCTGACGAAATCAATACCGAATATTTTATGCAACAGTTTGAACGCTTTAAACAAATGGTTGATTGGTTTCGAATTCGTCCAAAATATATTCATTGCAGTAATAGCGCTGCCTCATTGAGATTTAAGGATGCAAACTTTAATGCAGTTCGAATGGGTATCTCAATGTATGGCTTGACGCCATCAATAGAAATGGAAACGGAGATTCCGTTTCCATTAAAAGAAGCCTTTTCTTTACATTCGCGCCTAGTCCATGTAAAAAGGCTCCAAAAGGGAGAAAAGGTCAGCTACGGTGCCACCTATGAAGCGGAAGGTGAAGAATGGATTGGAACCATTCCAATTGGCTATGCAGACGGATGGATTCGTAAACTGCAAGGGCAAGAAGTTTTAGTGAATGGAATTAGAGTGCCGATCGTCGGGCGTATTTGTATGGATCAGTGTATGATTAAACTTCCGTATGAGATGCAGGTTGGAACAAAGGTTACCTTGATAGGGGAGCAAGATGGAGATATGATCTCTGTGAATGAGATAGCTAAGCGGGCGGAAACGATTAATTATGAAATTCCATGTATCATTTCAAACCGTGTTCCCCGTATTTATAAGCAGCAAGGTGAGGTTGTTGATATATATAATCCAATTGCGGAGTAA
- a CDS encoding CopG family ribbon-helix-helix protein, giving the protein MSESSATTEILVKLPQHLLIELDGFVKQENGNRSEFIYQATKMYLRERKKRQIRESMRRGYMEMAKINLTIASEAFQAEYEAEHAVERLVSGG; this is encoded by the coding sequence GTGTCTGAATCCAGCGCAACAACTGAGATTTTGGTAAAATTACCGCAACATCTTTTAATCGAGTTGGATGGTTTCGTAAAACAGGAAAACGGTAATCGTAGTGAATTTATTTATCAAGCAACGAAAATGTATCTTCGCGAACGAAAAAAGAGACAAATTCGCGAATCTATGAGACGAGGCTACATGGAAATGGCCAAAATTAATCTGACAATTGCTTCGGAAGCATTCCAAGCAGAGTATGAGGCAGAACACGCAGTAGAACGCCTAGTAAGCGGAGGGTAA